The following are encoded in a window of Nakamurella sp. A5-74 genomic DNA:
- a CDS encoding AAA family ATPase, translated as MNHPRRTVPMVGRRAELERLHDTLRSDRPTPLLIGGDAGVGKTRLVAEIRALAEQEGCLVLSGHCIDFGDAAVPYLPFVEMFGRAPEPTVAEAIGRHPALARLVGRGSGSTDQVSRDALLDDLHAALTELGEGGPVLVVVEDVHWADRSTRDVLTVLFTRGFSSRVVLLVTYRSDDLHRRHPLRPTLAHWSRLGLERITLEPLTDAEITSLVHGLHPDPMQDGAVRRIVERAEGNAFFAEELVGAQCQGQRMPENLAELLLVRLDTLDDVSRAVVRAAAVAGRTVEHDVLDEVLDLEGEAFDRALRSAVDLQLLVPTTTGYQFRHALVAESIYDDLLPGERGRLHQRYVAVLHARPDAVPADLARHARAAGDTATAVTAGLKAATLAMKVGGPEEAVAQYEQVAGRLATDPLLAPAVDRIAVTGAWVEALMAAGHTGRAVTVARAMIDELPADTTPADRAAGLAVLVRAALMEESSLAQNTLQEALALLPEPVDGQIQPIPVVRARARLLAASARVALMNGRYERAAEDVQQATSLAQQHGWSMIAQDAATTAARLAEFTGDGAAAAARLDEVIRRAVEDDDIVAELRARHYLGGLHLNAGHREQALLAYREGADRARAKGRPWAPFGMDARVLAGIAAVGLGEWELAAEIVDVSGDDPPELSRAALAVVSLLLAAGRGDRPGAERLIPVIDRGAAVDGMIAVNQAFALIDLHGDADDLPAARAAFDNSNTILTTMWATDHFQARIRLTALLLGQIGTHSGAASTDRTAAVDESQQLATTLVDVFGEVPAAKLHWGPESDAWWARVEAERLRVLWLFGDGAVSAADLSSAWEQVVELFDALGDRFEAARSRARWAAALVAAGDQRAPEVAAAAAAVANELGARPLSAELERLGPLIGHRRRPAEVTALTARELQIVRLVADGRSNGEIGRQLFISTKTVSVHVSNLLAKLGARGRTEAAATARERGLL; from the coding sequence GTGAACCATCCCCGCCGCACCGTACCGATGGTGGGTCGCCGCGCTGAACTGGAGCGGCTGCACGACACCCTGCGGAGCGACCGTCCGACCCCGTTGCTGATCGGCGGCGACGCCGGAGTCGGCAAGACCCGGCTGGTCGCCGAGATCCGCGCGCTCGCCGAACAGGAGGGCTGTCTGGTCCTGAGCGGCCACTGCATCGATTTCGGCGATGCGGCTGTGCCCTATCTGCCGTTCGTGGAGATGTTCGGTAGGGCGCCGGAGCCCACGGTTGCCGAGGCGATCGGCCGACACCCGGCCCTGGCCCGGTTGGTCGGACGCGGCAGCGGTTCCACCGATCAGGTGTCCAGGGATGCGCTGCTCGACGACCTGCACGCCGCCCTCACCGAGCTCGGCGAGGGTGGGCCCGTGCTGGTGGTCGTCGAAGACGTCCACTGGGCCGACCGATCGACCCGCGACGTGTTGACCGTGCTGTTCACCCGTGGATTCAGCAGCCGGGTGGTCCTGCTCGTCACCTACCGATCGGACGATCTGCATCGCAGGCATCCGCTGCGACCGACGCTGGCCCACTGGTCGCGGCTCGGGTTGGAGCGGATCACTCTCGAGCCGTTGACCGATGCGGAGATCACCTCCCTCGTGCACGGCCTGCACCCGGACCCGATGCAGGACGGCGCAGTCCGACGGATCGTCGAACGCGCTGAGGGAAACGCCTTCTTCGCCGAGGAGCTGGTCGGAGCGCAGTGCCAGGGTCAGCGGATGCCGGAGAATCTGGCCGAGCTGCTGCTGGTCAGGCTCGACACCCTGGACGACGTGTCGCGGGCAGTCGTCAGGGCGGCGGCGGTGGCCGGACGCACGGTGGAGCACGACGTGCTGGACGAGGTGCTCGACCTGGAGGGCGAGGCCTTCGACCGGGCGCTGCGCAGCGCGGTCGATCTGCAACTGCTCGTGCCCACCACGACGGGGTACCAGTTCCGCCACGCGCTGGTCGCCGAGAGCATCTACGACGATCTGCTGCCGGGGGAGCGCGGGCGGCTGCACCAGCGGTACGTGGCGGTCCTGCACGCCCGACCGGACGCCGTACCCGCCGACCTGGCTCGGCATGCCAGGGCTGCGGGCGACACCGCCACCGCGGTCACCGCAGGACTGAAGGCGGCGACGCTCGCGATGAAGGTCGGGGGCCCGGAGGAGGCGGTGGCTCAGTACGAACAGGTGGCCGGCCGACTGGCGACGGACCCGCTGCTGGCACCCGCTGTCGATCGGATCGCCGTCACCGGAGCCTGGGTGGAAGCCCTGATGGCCGCCGGCCACACCGGCCGTGCCGTGACGGTCGCGCGGGCGATGATCGACGAGCTGCCCGCGGACACCACCCCCGCCGATCGAGCGGCGGGGCTGGCCGTGCTCGTGAGGGCGGCGCTGATGGAGGAATCCTCCCTCGCGCAGAACACCCTGCAGGAAGCCCTGGCCCTCCTCCCGGAACCGGTCGACGGACAGATCCAGCCCATCCCGGTGGTACGGGCTCGCGCCCGTCTGCTGGCCGCATCGGCGCGGGTGGCCCTGATGAACGGACGGTACGAACGGGCGGCCGAGGACGTCCAGCAGGCGACGTCGCTGGCCCAGCAGCACGGCTGGAGCATGATCGCCCAGGACGCTGCGACCACGGCCGCGCGATTGGCCGAGTTCACCGGCGACGGTGCCGCCGCCGCGGCCCGGTTGGACGAGGTGATCCGCCGCGCGGTCGAGGACGACGACATCGTCGCCGAGCTGCGGGCGCGACACTATCTGGGCGGACTGCACCTCAATGCCGGCCACCGCGAGCAGGCACTGCTGGCCTACCGCGAGGGAGCCGACCGCGCCAGGGCGAAGGGCCGACCGTGGGCTCCGTTCGGGATGGATGCCAGGGTGCTGGCCGGGATTGCCGCGGTCGGACTGGGGGAGTGGGAACTGGCAGCAGAGATCGTCGACGTCAGCGGGGACGACCCGCCCGAACTCTCGCGTGCTGCGCTGGCCGTCGTCTCCCTGCTGCTGGCCGCGGGGCGCGGGGATCGTCCCGGCGCTGAGCGGCTGATCCCGGTGATCGATCGGGGTGCCGCGGTCGACGGCATGATCGCGGTGAACCAGGCGTTCGCGCTGATCGATCTGCACGGCGATGCCGACGACCTGCCTGCCGCCCGGGCAGCGTTCGACAACAGCAACACGATCCTCACGACGATGTGGGCGACCGACCATTTCCAAGCCAGGATCCGGCTGACCGCGCTGCTGCTGGGGCAGATCGGGACGCATTCCGGCGCGGCATCAACAGACCGGACAGCAGCGGTCGATGAGTCCCAGCAGCTGGCGACCACCTTGGTGGACGTGTTCGGCGAGGTCCCGGCGGCGAAGTTGCATTGGGGACCGGAGTCCGACGCCTGGTGGGCACGGGTCGAGGCCGAGAGACTCAGGGTGCTCTGGCTGTTCGGCGACGGAGCAGTGAGTGCGGCCGATCTGTCGAGCGCCTGGGAGCAGGTCGTCGAGCTCTTCGACGCACTCGGCGACCGCTTCGAGGCAGCGCGCAGCCGGGCACGTTGGGCGGCCGCGTTGGTGGCTGCGGGTGATCAGCGCGCTCCCGAAGTGGCCGCGGCAGCGGCCGCAGTCGCGAACGAGCTCGGCGCCCGTCCGCTGAGTGCGGAACTCGAGCGTCTCGGCCCGCTGATCGGCCACCGCAGGCGACCTGCCGAGGTCACCGCGTTGACCGCCCGCGAGTTGCAGATCGTCCGACTGGTCGCCGATGGCCGCAGCAACGGTGAGATCGGCCGCCAACTGTTCATCAGCACCAAGACGGTGAGCGTGCACGTGTCGAACCTGCTCGCGAAACTGGGGGCTCGTGGCCGCACCGAAGCGGCCGCGACGGCCCGGGAGCGAGGCCTGCTCTGA